The following coding sequences lie in one Acropora palmata chromosome 3, jaAcrPala1.3, whole genome shotgun sequence genomic window:
- the LOC141877803 gene encoding MOB kinase activator 1B: protein MSFLFGGRSTKTFKPKKNIPEGTHQYDLMKQAAATLGSGNLRLAVMLPEGEDLNEWVAVNTVDFFNQINMLYGTITEFCTVESCAVMSAGPKYEYHWADGTTIKKPIKCSAPKYIDYLMTWVQDQLDDETLFPSKIGVPFPKNFLSIAKTILKRLFRVYAHIYHQHFLHIVGLGEEAHLNTSFKHFMFFVQEFSLVDKRELAPLQELIERLTNKDKV, encoded by the exons ATGAGCTTTCTTTT TGGCGGGCGATCCACAAAAACCTTTaagccaaaaaagaacatCCCGGAGGGAACTCATCAATATGATTTGATGAAACAAGCGGCGGCAACACTTGGAAGCGGCAATTTACGACTTGCTGTCATGCTTCCAGAGGGAGAAGATCTCAACGAATGGGTCGCTGTCAACA CTGTGGACTTTTTCAACCAGATCAACATGTTGTACGGAACAATAACAGAATTCTGCACTGTAGAATCGTGTGCGGTTATGTCTGCTGGACCAAA atATGAATATCATTGGGCAGATGGAACGACCATTAAAAAACCCATCAAGTGCTCTGCACCCAAATATATTGACTACCTCATGACCTGGGTACAGGATCAGCTGGATGATGAAACTCTTTTCCCATCAAAAATAG GTGTTCCATTTCCCAAGAACTTCCTTTCAATTGCCAAAACAATTCTCAAGCGGCTTTTCAGAGTTTATGCCCATATCTATCATCAGCATTTCCTTCATATAGTGGGCCTGGGAGAAGAAGCACATCTCAACACATCATTCAAgcatttcatgttttttgttCAAGAGTTTAGTCTGGTGGACAAAAGGGAATTGGCCCCCCTGCAAGAACTCATAGAGAGACTGACCAACAAAGACAAGGTTTAA
- the LOC141877801 gene encoding heterogeneous nuclear ribonucleoprotein H2-like isoform X2 yields MTTLDSESPESNSDNMNDDPREEFVVRARGLPWSATAESVAEFFSDSNIRGGAKNGIHFTYSSEGRPSGECFVELVSLEDMENALAKSNNFLGKRYVEVFESKAGEMEWTCKRMGQPQDRGNEAVVRLRGLPFQVSKEEIAQFFTGLEIVPNGITITLDEDGRTTGDAFVEFASPELASQAMKKNKESIGHRYIEIFKSSKADIKYVSKPKLKPLMSTRPGPYDRSPGGFGGGRGRFGGVVAGDGRRFRGRGGPVFGGGYGGDYNGYGGGRGGSGRGGRGGRGMGGRGGFRNQGRSGGGGNFGSMSSTGHTVHMRGLPFAAKESDVKQFFMPLNPVNIWMEYSGGSFTGQVDVDFASHEDAQAAMLKNKQSMGHRYIELFLRSQPDMEDVSGRGWAGSESGGQNFGSGNSGGDNFSRNNFGSGNFGGNFNAGDNYRNFGGAGSSFGGNQTNIGGFGGQANQSSGFNSPQPQQQQQQQQQSNFSNQMGVGGGGGSFGNQGNSFSSNAGAFNAGPSPGGGNYSAQSSYGQTTGFSGSGFGGQMSSGLSTGMTTAMNTGMNTGSYAAQASAYSNPTQQSTPFNQQQQQQQQQQQAAYGDASAYGASASASYFANMQTPIKQEPQSAGTAGMVSYPGYQ; encoded by the exons ATGACAACACTCGATAGTGAAAGCCCCGAG AGTAACTCTGACAACATGAATGATGATCCCAGAGAGGAATTTGTTGTCCGTGCACGCGGATTGCCTTGGTCTGCAACAGCAGAAAGCGTGGCGGAATTCTTTTCAG atAGTAATATCCGTGGTGGTGCCAAAAATGGGATTCATTTCACATACAGTAGTGAAGGACGCCCAAGTGGGGAATGTTTTGTGGAACTTGTTTCCCTAGAAGACATGGAAAA cgCTCTTGCCAAAAGCAATAACTTCCTTGGTAAGAGATATGTAGAGGTGTTTGAATCTAAAGCTGGAGAGATGGAATGGACTTGTAAAAGAATGGGCCAGCCCCAAGACAGAGGCAACGAGGCAGTGGTTCGACTAAGGGGCCTACCATTTCAAGTGTCTAAGGAAGAAATTGCACAGTTTTTTACAG GGCTGGAGATAGTTCCTAATGGGATAACAATCACTCTGGATGAGGACGGGCGGACTACGGGGGATGCTTTTGTGGAATTTGCTTCTCCTGAATTAGCTTCTCAAgctatgaaaaaaaacaaagaatccATAGGGCACAG GTACATTGAGATCTTCAAGAGCTCTAAAGCAGACATTAAATATGTGTCAAAGCCAAAACTCAAGCCTTTAATGTCCACTCGACCTGGTCCTTACGATAGATCACCTGGTGGCTTTGGAGGTGGACGGGGACGATTTGGTGGTGTTGTGGCAGGAGATGGCAGAAG ATTCAGAGGACGAGGAGGTCCTGTTTTTGGAGGGGGTTATGGTGGGGACTACAATGGGTATGGAGGGGGACGTGGAGGATCAGGCCGTGGTGGCCGAGGTGGCAGAGGCATGGGTGGCAGAGGAGGATTTCGTAATCAGGGACGAAGTGGCGGGGGTGGTAATTTTGGATCTATGTCCTCTACTGGTCACACTGTGCACATGCGAGGATTGCCTTTTGCAGCAAAAGAAAGTGATGTGAAACAGTTCTTTATGCCTCTTAACCCTGTCAACATTTGGATGGAATATTCCGGGGGCTCGTTCACTGGTCAAGTTGATGTTGACTTTGCAAGCCATGAGGATGCCCAAGCTGCCATGTTGAAGAACAAACAGTCAATGG GTCATCGTTATATTGAGTTGTTTTTACGCTCCCAACCTGATATGGAAGATGTCTCTGGAAGGGGTTGGGCTGGCTCAGAAAGTGGAGGACAGAATTTTGGTAGTGGAAATAGCGGTG GTGATAACTTCAGTAGAAATAACTTTGGCAGTGGAAACTTTGGAGGAAACTTCAATGCAGGAGATAACTATAGGAACTTTGGAGGTGCAGGTAGCAGCTTTGGAGGCAATCAAACCAATATTGGTGGGTTTGGAGGCCAAGCAAACCAGAGCAGTGGCTTCAACAGCCCACAGccacaacagcaacagcagcagcagcagcagagTAACTTCAGCAACCAGATGGGAGTAGGAGGCGGTGGTGGGAGTTTTGGAAATCAAGGCAATTCATTCAGCAGTAATGCAGGAGCATTCAATGCCGGCCCAAGTCCAGGCGGTGGAAACTACAGCGCACAGAGTTCATACGGGCAAACCACTGGCTTTAGTGGGTCAGGATTTGGAGGTCAGATGTCTTCGGGGCTGAGCACCGGAATGACAACTGCAATGAATACTGGGATGAACACAGGCAGTTATGCAGCACAAGCCAGTGCTTATAGCAACCCCACGCAACAGAGCACCCCATTCAAccagcagcagcagcaacaacaacagcagcagcagGCTGCATACGGCGATGCTTCAGCCTATGGTGCAAGCGCCAGTGCATCGTACTTCGCAAACATGCAGACGCCAATCAAGCAGGAACCACAGTCTGCAGGAACGGCTGGCATGGTGTCTTATCCTGGTTACCAGTGA
- the LOC141877801 gene encoding heterogeneous nuclear ribonucleoprotein H2-like isoform X1, producing MEVKKISPAPSTSAVLSNSDNMNDDPREEFVVRARGLPWSATAESVAEFFSDSNIRGGAKNGIHFTYSSEGRPSGECFVELVSLEDMENALAKSNNFLGKRYVEVFESKAGEMEWTCKRMGQPQDRGNEAVVRLRGLPFQVSKEEIAQFFTGLEIVPNGITITLDEDGRTTGDAFVEFASPELASQAMKKNKESIGHRYIEIFKSSKADIKYVSKPKLKPLMSTRPGPYDRSPGGFGGGRGRFGGVVAGDGRRFRGRGGPVFGGGYGGDYNGYGGGRGGSGRGGRGGRGMGGRGGFRNQGRSGGGGNFGSMSSTGHTVHMRGLPFAAKESDVKQFFMPLNPVNIWMEYSGGSFTGQVDVDFASHEDAQAAMLKNKQSMGHRYIELFLRSQPDMEDVSGRGWAGSESGGQNFGSGNSGGDNFSRNNFGSGNFGGNFNAGDNYRNFGGAGSSFGGNQTNIGGFGGQANQSSGFNSPQPQQQQQQQQQSNFSNQMGVGGGGGSFGNQGNSFSSNAGAFNAGPSPGGGNYSAQSSYGQTTGFSGSGFGGQMSSGLSTGMTTAMNTGMNTGSYAAQASAYSNPTQQSTPFNQQQQQQQQQQQAAYGDASAYGASASASYFANMQTPIKQEPQSAGTAGMVSYPGYQ from the exons ATGGAGGTGAAGAAGATTTCTCCCGCGCCATCGACAAGTGCAGTTTTG AGTAACTCTGACAACATGAATGATGATCCCAGAGAGGAATTTGTTGTCCGTGCACGCGGATTGCCTTGGTCTGCAACAGCAGAAAGCGTGGCGGAATTCTTTTCAG atAGTAATATCCGTGGTGGTGCCAAAAATGGGATTCATTTCACATACAGTAGTGAAGGACGCCCAAGTGGGGAATGTTTTGTGGAACTTGTTTCCCTAGAAGACATGGAAAA cgCTCTTGCCAAAAGCAATAACTTCCTTGGTAAGAGATATGTAGAGGTGTTTGAATCTAAAGCTGGAGAGATGGAATGGACTTGTAAAAGAATGGGCCAGCCCCAAGACAGAGGCAACGAGGCAGTGGTTCGACTAAGGGGCCTACCATTTCAAGTGTCTAAGGAAGAAATTGCACAGTTTTTTACAG GGCTGGAGATAGTTCCTAATGGGATAACAATCACTCTGGATGAGGACGGGCGGACTACGGGGGATGCTTTTGTGGAATTTGCTTCTCCTGAATTAGCTTCTCAAgctatgaaaaaaaacaaagaatccATAGGGCACAG GTACATTGAGATCTTCAAGAGCTCTAAAGCAGACATTAAATATGTGTCAAAGCCAAAACTCAAGCCTTTAATGTCCACTCGACCTGGTCCTTACGATAGATCACCTGGTGGCTTTGGAGGTGGACGGGGACGATTTGGTGGTGTTGTGGCAGGAGATGGCAGAAG ATTCAGAGGACGAGGAGGTCCTGTTTTTGGAGGGGGTTATGGTGGGGACTACAATGGGTATGGAGGGGGACGTGGAGGATCAGGCCGTGGTGGCCGAGGTGGCAGAGGCATGGGTGGCAGAGGAGGATTTCGTAATCAGGGACGAAGTGGCGGGGGTGGTAATTTTGGATCTATGTCCTCTACTGGTCACACTGTGCACATGCGAGGATTGCCTTTTGCAGCAAAAGAAAGTGATGTGAAACAGTTCTTTATGCCTCTTAACCCTGTCAACATTTGGATGGAATATTCCGGGGGCTCGTTCACTGGTCAAGTTGATGTTGACTTTGCAAGCCATGAGGATGCCCAAGCTGCCATGTTGAAGAACAAACAGTCAATGG GTCATCGTTATATTGAGTTGTTTTTACGCTCCCAACCTGATATGGAAGATGTCTCTGGAAGGGGTTGGGCTGGCTCAGAAAGTGGAGGACAGAATTTTGGTAGTGGAAATAGCGGTG GTGATAACTTCAGTAGAAATAACTTTGGCAGTGGAAACTTTGGAGGAAACTTCAATGCAGGAGATAACTATAGGAACTTTGGAGGTGCAGGTAGCAGCTTTGGAGGCAATCAAACCAATATTGGTGGGTTTGGAGGCCAAGCAAACCAGAGCAGTGGCTTCAACAGCCCACAGccacaacagcaacagcagcagcagcagcagagTAACTTCAGCAACCAGATGGGAGTAGGAGGCGGTGGTGGGAGTTTTGGAAATCAAGGCAATTCATTCAGCAGTAATGCAGGAGCATTCAATGCCGGCCCAAGTCCAGGCGGTGGAAACTACAGCGCACAGAGTTCATACGGGCAAACCACTGGCTTTAGTGGGTCAGGATTTGGAGGTCAGATGTCTTCGGGGCTGAGCACCGGAATGACAACTGCAATGAATACTGGGATGAACACAGGCAGTTATGCAGCACAAGCCAGTGCTTATAGCAACCCCACGCAACAGAGCACCCCATTCAAccagcagcagcagcaacaacaacagcagcagcagGCTGCATACGGCGATGCTTCAGCCTATGGTGCAAGCGCCAGTGCATCGTACTTCGCAAACATGCAGACGCCAATCAAGCAGGAACCACAGTCTGCAGGAACGGCTGGCATGGTGTCTTATCCTGGTTACCAGTGA